The following are encoded in a window of Magnolia sinica isolate HGM2019 chromosome 11, MsV1, whole genome shotgun sequence genomic DNA:
- the LOC131218083 gene encoding uncharacterized protein LOC131218083 yields MDVGNMILGWPLLLDLDVTIFGHSNICTFMFVGKKIRLNPLPPKNIPEKEVTKKGDPDILRKYMPKALHIINAKEFEKENRVDSEVYALMARDIMPQISVELSNEVISTMDEFKDVFFYDLSDELPSMRDIQNVIDLVPKSTLPNLSHYRMNPTKHAELKEQVDELL; encoded by the coding sequence TCTTAGGTTGGCCTTTATTGCTTGATTTGGACGTTACAATATTCGGCCACTCGAATATTTGTACGTTCATGTTTGTGGGCAAGAAAATTAGATTGAACCCCCTACCACCTAAGAATATCCCGGAAAAGGAGGTCACCAAAAAGGGTGATCCAGATATTTTGAGGAAGTATATGCCCAAGGCTCTTCATATTATTAATGCGAAAgagtttgagaaagagaatagagTGGATTCAGAGGTGTATGCCCTCATGGCTAGAGATATTATGCCCCAGATTAGTGTAGAGTTGTCCAACGAGGTGATTTCGACGATGGATGAGTTTAAAGATGTTTTTTTTTATGATCTCTCGGATGAGCTTCCATCTATGAGAGACATCCAGAAtgtcattgatcttgtccctaagtcaactctcccaAACCTttctcattacagaatgaacccgacAAAGCACGCGGAACTCAAggagcaagttgatgagcttctgtgA